AGAATACAATTAATGGACTTACTTATCTTGTAGCAGCTATCTCCGAGGTATTTAAAGAACGGCCGCGCAGCTTGCTGCCTAGTCCTGCCGGCGGCAGCGCATGCAAGCGTCTGAATCTGTTCATGCGTTGGATGGTGAGAAAAGACGCAGTTGATCCGGGCGGATGGGACCAGATCCCTCCTTCAAAACTGATTGTGCCTATGGATGTTCACATGGGGAGGATATGCCGACGGCTGAAACTTACTTCACGAAGCCAATCCGACCTGAAGGCGGCGCTCGAAGTGACTGAGGCTTTCAGGAAAATTGAACCTGATGATCCGGTTCGTTATGATTTTTGTCTTACCCGTTTGGGTATAAGAGATGACCTGGAGCCTGATGAATTTCTCAAGGGGTGTGGTGTCGAATGATATGCGCCCCGGTGGCTTCTCAATCGCTGTTGAAAACCACTTTTTGGCCTTCTTTTATGCCATGTTTTTTGCAAAAGCCCGCCGGGATTTCAAGACAGTAACGAACCGGGAATATCGATGGGTATACAATCCCTGAGTTTGGCCGGATCTGCTCGTAAATCAGTCTGATCACATCGTGTGAGTCAATCCAGACAGCATCGATCGGGAATTTCATGCCCTGCATATGTATTGCGAATACACCTGATCGAATAAAATCAAGCAGCATTCCCTGTTCTTCCCGAATCTCGGACCAACCGAGCAGACCCTCTGTTCTGGCTTTGTCGGTATTCGCCAGAGTAGCGACGATTGCTTTGGTTCCCAAGGTCATTCGAACAGTAGGCGCCGACAAAACCTTAACAGAGACATTGTCATTGTTGGACTGGGATTGCGCTGAACTCCAATCTGGGCAAAAAGCTAAAATGAGCCCTAGCGCTATAAAAACAGAGGCTAGTCCCGTCAAGGATGTCCGCACGGCATGCTTCAAAAGATTTTGTTCCTAAAATAATCGCGTCGAGAGATCTTGCGCTTCCCTTCAGCTCGTTATATACAAGAATTCGCTTTTAAACAACCTGATCCGAGACATTGAAATTCCATGAGCGTCTACCAATAGACCTCTCAGCGATTTTCAGAGGCGTATGTCAATTTTATAAAAAGGCGAGGTGGCACATGGCGGTAAATCCAAAACTTCTTGAAATTCTGGTATGCCCGAAATGCAAAGGTGACCTGATCCTGACTGAAAATTCCGATGGACTGATTTGCAACGCCTGTCGTCTGAAATATGAAATCAAGGATGACATCCCGATCATGCTGATTGATGAAGCCATCCCATTGGATTCAAAAGAATAGAACTCCGTTTGTTTTCATAGCGCCGGTAGTGGGTTTTCCGGCGAAAGAAAGGTGTCGAGTTTAGGTGATTTTATGACTGGCAGGAAAATTGGGCATGAGGGCAGTTAGGCATAAGGGGTCAACGCCTTCCAGGATAGTTGTTCGCGGGGTTAACTGGGTTGGAGATACGATTATGAGTCTGCCTGCGGCGCGGGCTCTTCGCAAGATGTTTCCCGCCGCTCACATCGCTTTCTGGATACCGGCCTATCTGGAACCCTTGTTGAGACTGACAAAGGTTCCTGATGAAATAATAGTTTTTGAAAAGAAAGACGGGGGGGCTCTAAAGAGACCGTTATTGATGAAGGGCCGTCTGCAGCGAGGTCATTTTGACATGGCGGTTCTTTTTCAGAACGCGTTTGAGAGCGCTTTCACAGCCTGGCTCTCGGGAATAAAGCTTAGAGTCGGCTATCCTACCGATTTGCGAGGATCATTCCTGAATATTAAAACGCCGCTGATCCCGTCCATCCTTTCAGGACATCAGGTTTTTTATTATCTGGAGATAGTCAAACATCTGGACAGTTATTTCAGGCTTGGCCGTTTTCAATACCTGGGTAAACCGGATTGCTCCATAAAACTTCCTGCCGTGGAGATAGAGAAGGCCCGAAAGCTTCTCCTGGATGAAGGCGCAGACCTCAAAGGACGTTTAGTATGTCTGTGTCCAGGTTCTGTAAATTCCGACGCTAAACGATGGCCTGCGGAATATTATTCGAGACTCGCTGATTTTCTCATAGAAGAACTCGATGCGAGGATTGTCTTTCTTGGAGCCCCCCAAGAGCGAGACATGGTGGATGGTATAATCAGCCAAATGACCCGAGGCTCTGCTTTTAATCTAGCGGCGAAATCCGACATGGTGATGTCTCTGGGTATAATGAATCAGAGTTCCCTGGTTATTTCCAATGATACAGGTAGCGCTCATCTGGCTGTGGCGGCCGGCGCAAGAAGTTTAACAATTTTTGGCCCCACCATTGCAGGGGCGACTGCGCCGTTTGGGCCGCTTGCGCTTATTATTCAAGGAAAAGCGGAATGCGCCCCATGCAACGATCATAATTGTCGCGACAAGGGACATACCTGCATGAGGAATCTCACCCCTGAAGTTGTAGCCCAAAAAGCGTCTGAAATTATGGCGCTATCTCACAGTGTGTGATGAATCCGTTTGTAAGCGTAATCATTCCGACATATAACCGACTTGAATTACTCAAAGAAACGGTAGAATCAGTGCGGAGGCAACACTTCCGGGACTTTGAAATCGTTGTGATCAATGACGGTTCTGATGACGGCACTGCAGAATGGCTTGCGCAACAGAGCGATGTGATCTTTGTCGATCAACCCAATTCCGGCATTGCGTCGTCGAGGAACAAAGGGGCTTTAGTAAGTAAGGGTGAGTGGCTTGCGTTTCTTGATCATGATGACATATGGGCCCCGGATAAGCTGCAGAGTCAGGTAGACTTTGTTTGTGTTAATCCTGGAGTCGGCATGGTCGCGGTCAAGCACGTCAGACTCGGAAGCAGGACCATCTCGACAGGCCCCGGGAAATGGACCAAGGGCGATCTTTTTGTAAAGGCTTTTTCGGAAAGCTTCATACATACTTCTTCAGTAATGATTCGAAGAGATGTCCTGGAAAAAATAGGCGGATTTCCAACAAAGTATCGATTTGCAGACGAATTTGATGTCTGGTTGAAAATTTCCAGGAATTACGACATAGCGTTTCTTGACAAGCCCCTGGTTTTTATTAGGTTTTACGATTCAAACACGAGCCACAACAGGTTAGGGGTCAGGTCAGACACTTATGACATTCTTATGAAAAATTATGACCCGGATCGTATTCCACGAAAAATTTTTCTGAAGACATTGTCAAATCATGATATTTCATTTGGTAGAGCCTATGTCAACCTGAACGACCTGAACAACGCCCTGAAATGGTTCCGCAGCGCTGTGAACAGAACGCCCTTCAGGCCGAGGGCGTGGCGTTATTACATCAGGTATAAGATTCTTTCTTTACTAAGATTTTTTCGACCAGGCCCTGCAAATGGCTAAATGCGACTCCTTACCGAATCGATTCGTTCGTAGTTCTGACAATAAATTCTCCATACAAGTCAATCCATCTTCACTATCCATTGTTGATCTATCGGTTGCACAGATTAAAGATATTGCGACGGCGGCGCTTTATGAACATAACCGTCAGGTTCGCTCTGGATCTGTAAATGTGAAGAAGGACGCTCCGGAAACTTCGGTTTCTATCGTTTCGCTGCCGGACGCTCCTGTGCTGTGTGTAAAACATTTCAAGAACCGTGGAACAGGTTATACTATAAAAGGTATTTTCCGTGCGACCCATGGAGTGAGAGCGTTTCAGGGAGGAGAAAATCTTTTTCGTCTTGGATTTACTTTGGCCCCCCCTATTGCGTTGATCAGGAATATGAGGTTTGGAATTTCATTCGAGGAATGGCTTGTTATGCCAATTCTTCCAGAGGCCGAAGAACTCGATCGATATATGGTCAAACGAATCAGAAAGGGTTGGCCAAAAGAGGAAAAACTTGATTTTTTGAACTACTTCGCCAATTTTCTGGCGCATCTTCACAGTTCGGGTGTTTTTCACACCGATCTAAAGACATGTAACATAATGGTTTTCGAAGACAGCAATCAGAAACAGGCCGCAAATTCGGGAGCGAGAGGTGTCCGGCGGATCGGATTTTCCCTGCTTGATTACGATGATGTGAGGGTATGTAAAGGCGCAGTAGGATGCAAAATCAGGGCGAAGAATCTTTCACAACTTTTTCTTTCGACACCGTCAGCAATAGATCTTGACGACAGAATGGAATTCTTTAACCAATATTTCAGTAGCTGCTACAGGCTTAATATTGACAAAAAGCGGCTTCTTGAAATGATGTTTGCCAGGATTGACGGAAAAACGTTGCTTTATGTCGGACCTGAAGGTGACATATCTGAAAACTGGACGATAATTAACAAGGGTAAGGAATGTGTCGATAATTTTCTATAGTTGAACCTTGCCAAGACACTCAAACAAAAAGATTTCATTGTCAAAATGGTGGCAGTATTTGAAAAACAATCGTCGTTATTCAACAGTCAATGTGACCGCATTCGAATGAACGGCGCCTGGACAAGACATTAAATTCGAAACCGATCTACGATCACTTGTCAGATTTTCTACGTTGTTACGAATAGATTAAAAAATAACAAAAAGGCGGTGGAAAATGACAGGCTCGAGGATTCATCCGTCACTGATTAACTGGCTGATGGGAGCAGTTCTTTGTCTGGGGGTTATAGTGGGACCTTGTTTAGGGGATTCTTTCGGTCATGGCCGGTTGACAATTATTGACCCGGACGGCAAGACTGAATCGACCTGTCCATTGGAACATACTTCGGTCAAGGCCGATGTGTCAGGTTTTGTGGCGAGCGTTGAAGTCAAGCAGGTCTTTCACAACCCACGCAGTGACAAGATTGAAGCCATCTATACATTTCCCCTGTCCGCTGACGGGGCGGTGGATCAAATGCTTATGAAGGTCGGCGATAAAGTGATTCGCGGCGAAATAAAACGTCGGGAAGAAGCTAGACAAATTTATGAAACGGCCAGGGACAAAGGACAAGTAGCCTCTCTGCTTGATCAGGAACGTCCAAATATTTTCACCCAGTCTGTGGCAAACATCATGCCGGGAGAGAAGGTTGAGATCACCATCAGATATGTTGAAACACTCAATTACGAAGATGGCGCTTTCAAATTTAATTTTCCTATGGTAGTAGGCCCAAGATTTATCCCCGGTCAGCCTGACGCCAAGCAAGGGACAGGTTGGGCCAGGGACACCTCGCAAGTTCCAGACGCAAGTCGGATAACTCCGCCAGTCGCTGAAGAAGGTAAGAGGGCAGGGCATGAAATAGACCTGGCTGTTTCCATCGACGCAGGCGTCCGTATAGAAAAGATCGAATCCCAGCTTCATGAGGTAGACATTGAACGTAAAGGGGAGAGCAAGGTGCTGGTTTCTCTCAGGAACAAGAAAGAGATCCCCAATCGCGACTTTGTCCTCAGTTACTTGGTAGCCTCAGATCAGATAAAATCGGGAGTACTGGCCCACAAGGACGGAGAAGACGGCTACGTGATGATGGTCGTTATTCCACCAAAACGTGTGAGCCGAGAACAGACCGCGCCCAGAGAAATGATTTTCATCATAGATGTTTCCGGTTCCCAGCAAGGTCTTCCACTTGAAAAAGCCAAGGAAACAGTCAATTACATTATTGACAGGATGAATCCTAACGATACTTTCAATGTCATTGATTTTAACGATACGACTCGCATGCTTTTCCCGTCGCCTAAAGAAAACACACCGGAAACACGCGCAAAAGCGCTCCAGTATGTGAAATCACTCAAAGGCTCTGGCGGCACACGCATGATATCCGCAATCTGGGAGGCGCTAAACACGAAGCCCGCTGAAAATCGGCTTCGTGTAGTGACTTTTATGACAGATGGTCTTGTAGGAAATGATTTTGAAGTCATATCCATGGTGAAGAAACTTCGCGACAAAAGCCGATGGTTCTCTTTTGGCACAGGGAATTCGGTTAACAAGTTCCTGCTCGATAATGTTGCGAGAGTGGGCGGTGGCGACGCTGACTACATTCTTCTCAACAGCCCTGAGGAGGCGGTAGCCAAAAAATTCTACGAACGAATCTCCACCCCTGTTCTGACCGAGATAACTATGAGTTGCGAAGGCTCGTTTCTTCAGGATGTCTATCCTGGCAATGTTTCTGATTTGTGGTCTCACAGACCGCTAATATTTAAGGCCCGTTATACCAAATCCGGCAAAGGGACCGTCAAGATAAAAGGATTCCATGCCGGCAAGCCCTACGAACAGGATGTGAGCCTAACATTACCTGAAAATGAAGCGAAAAACAGCTCAATTTCCTCGCTGTGGGCCCGTTCCAAGATTGATGAACTTGTGGATCAGGATCTTATGGGAATCCAGCGGGGCAACCCCGATAAAACGGTGAAGGAAGAAATAGTTAAAGTAGCTTTAGTCCATAGGATTATGACCCAGTTCACAAGTTTCGTGGCGGTGGAAGATGCGGTTGTAAGCGTTAATGGTAAACCCGTTACGGTTACCGTCCCTGTGGAGTTGCCTCAGGGGGTCAGCCGGGAAGGAGTCTTCGGACCAGGATCGAAGGCCAAAATGAACGAATCACGCGCCAATGTCTATCCGACCCCTATGACCACCGGTCGCTCCGGGCACGGGGGATCCAGACCCGGTTTTGGAACCGTAGGTTCCCCTGCCCGAAAAGTAGATCAGAACAAGCAGGTTTCCTCAATGCCCATTGAATCCAAAAATCAGGCGCCAAAATCTTCCAAGCTCTCTGAAGAGCTGGTCGCGCTTGTGAGTATGAAAGACAAACCTTTGGATTACTCGAGTGGCAAAGTAGTAGTTAAAGACGGCAAGCTTACAGTCCAAGTTTGGTTGAGTCGATCGAGTGAGGAAATCATAAGAATGCTCGAAGAAAAGGGACTGAAAATAACTTTTCAGGCTTCGACCGGGAAAATGGTGATCGGTAGTATTTCTGTTGAGAATTTGCCGGATCTTGAAAAGATTACGGAGGTTCGCCTGATTGAGCCATTTTCCGTCACCGGTTAATTTGTGTTTAATGTCGATGTGAAATCAGCTCTAGAATTGTTTTGAAGAGGCCGGGAACGTTAATCGGCTTCTCGAGGATTCCAGCAAGGCATGACCAAAATGAGCGCCATCGCAACCTGCGTGGCGCTCACTTCTTTCATGATTAGACACCAGCCCATTTATCTCGTCTATAACACCCAACTTTTTGAAGAGCGTCGGAGGTTGACTATTCTCTGAAACAGGAATCTCTCGGAATCCCAACGCATCAAACTAAGGTAGTAAATGCTATAAGGCGCTCCGGAATCGGACAAGGGCCTTTGGCCCATGATGCGGATGAGATTCAGGGGCTGAATGACCGGGCATAGGAGAATCAAATCATGACCACACTATTTATCGAAGTTCTTGTCGGAGGGTTAATCGGCCTGATGTTTTTCGGAGCTATCGCAAGCGCACACACTGAACTGGAAAAAGCGATATTTGCAGGTGGATGTTTCTGGTGTATGCAGCCTCCGTTTGAAAAGCTGGACGGTGTAGTAAGCGTAGTATCAGGATACACGGGTGGAACCGGAACCGATCCCACATACGAGGATTACGCTGAAAAAGGAGACATAGAAGCCATTGAAGTAACCTACGATCCGTCAAAAATAAGTTATTCCCAACTCTTGGATGTGTTCTGGAGACAGATAGATCCTACGGATGGTGGTGGGCAGTTCGTGGACAGGGGCCCTCAATACCGCTCGGCCATATTTTACAATAGCGGAGACCAGAAACAGATAGCGGAAAAATCTAAACAGGAACTCCAAGAATCTGGAAGATTCGACAGGCCCATCGTTACGGAGACCTTGAAGGCGTCCAAATTCTACAAGGCTGAAGACTATCATCAGGATTATTACAAAAAGAATCCGATTCGATATAAATTCTATAGGTACAACGCCGGTCGTGATCAGTATTTGGATAAAATATGGGGTCATGACAGAGACCAGAAAGACCTTAAAGAAAGTGAAAATAAATCGCAGAAATTGGGCAAGGAAGATCTAAGAAAGAAATTGACCCCCATCCAATTTAGA
This region of Desulfomonilaceae bacterium genomic DNA includes:
- a CDS encoding serine/threonine-protein kinase, translating into MAKCDSLPNRFVRSSDNKFSIQVNPSSLSIVDLSVAQIKDIATAALYEHNRQVRSGSVNVKKDAPETSVSIVSLPDAPVLCVKHFKNRGTGYTIKGIFRATHGVRAFQGGENLFRLGFTLAPPIALIRNMRFGISFEEWLVMPILPEAEELDRYMVKRIRKGWPKEEKLDFLNYFANFLAHLHSSGVFHTDLKTCNIMVFEDSNQKQAANSGARGVRRIGFSLLDYDDVRVCKGAVGCKIRAKNLSQLFLSTPSAIDLDDRMEFFNQYFSSCYRLNIDKKRLLEMMFARIDGKTLLYVGPEGDISENWTIINKGKECVDNFL
- the msrB gene encoding peptide-methionine (R)-S-oxide reductase MsrB; protein product: MTTLFIEVLVGGLIGLMFFGAIASAHTELEKAIFAGGCFWCMQPPFEKLDGVVSVVSGYTGGTGTDPTYEDYAEKGDIEAIEVTYDPSKISYSQLLDVFWRQIDPTDGGGQFVDRGPQYRSAIFYNSGDQKQIAEKSKQELQESGRFDRPIVTETLKASKFYKAEDYHQDYYKKNPIRYKFYRYNAGRDQYLDKIWGHDRDQKDLKESENKSQKLGKEDLRKKLTPIQFRVTQENGTEPAFQNEYWDNKKPGIYVDIVSGEPLFSSLDKFDSGTGWPSFTKPLEPQNIVEKEDRSFFTTRTEVRSRHADSHLGHVFNDGPAPTGLRYCMNSAALRFIPRDDMEKEGYGQYKKLFEIN
- the waaF gene encoding lipopolysaccharide heptosyltransferase II, whose product is MRAVRHKGSTPSRIVVRGVNWVGDTIMSLPAARALRKMFPAAHIAFWIPAYLEPLLRLTKVPDEIIVFEKKDGGALKRPLLMKGRLQRGHFDMAVLFQNAFESAFTAWLSGIKLRVGYPTDLRGSFLNIKTPLIPSILSGHQVFYYLEIVKHLDSYFRLGRFQYLGKPDCSIKLPAVEIEKARKLLLDEGADLKGRLVCLCPGSVNSDAKRWPAEYYSRLADFLIEELDARIVFLGAPQERDMVDGIISQMTRGSAFNLAAKSDMVMSLGIMNQSSLVISNDTGSAHLAVAAGARSLTIFGPTIAGATAPFGPLALIIQGKAECAPCNDHNCRDKGHTCMRNLTPEVVAQKASEIMALSHSV
- a CDS encoding Trm112 family protein translates to MAVNPKLLEILVCPKCKGDLILTENSDGLICNACRLKYEIKDDIPIMLIDEAIPLDSKE
- a CDS encoding DUF192 domain-containing protein, which codes for MKHAVRTSLTGLASVFIALGLILAFCPDWSSAQSQSNNDNVSVKVLSAPTVRMTLGTKAIVATLANTDKARTEGLLGWSEIREEQGMLLDFIRSGVFAIHMQGMKFPIDAVWIDSHDVIRLIYEQIRPNSGIVYPSIFPVRYCLEIPAGFCKKHGIKEGQKVVFNSD
- a CDS encoding VIT and VWA domain-containing protein encodes the protein MTGSRIHPSLINWLMGAVLCLGVIVGPCLGDSFGHGRLTIIDPDGKTESTCPLEHTSVKADVSGFVASVEVKQVFHNPRSDKIEAIYTFPLSADGAVDQMLMKVGDKVIRGEIKRREEARQIYETARDKGQVASLLDQERPNIFTQSVANIMPGEKVEITIRYVETLNYEDGAFKFNFPMVVGPRFIPGQPDAKQGTGWARDTSQVPDASRITPPVAEEGKRAGHEIDLAVSIDAGVRIEKIESQLHEVDIERKGESKVLVSLRNKKEIPNRDFVLSYLVASDQIKSGVLAHKDGEDGYVMMVVIPPKRVSREQTAPREMIFIIDVSGSQQGLPLEKAKETVNYIIDRMNPNDTFNVIDFNDTTRMLFPSPKENTPETRAKALQYVKSLKGSGGTRMISAIWEALNTKPAENRLRVVTFMTDGLVGNDFEVISMVKKLRDKSRWFSFGTGNSVNKFLLDNVARVGGGDADYILLNSPEEAVAKKFYERISTPVLTEITMSCEGSFLQDVYPGNVSDLWSHRPLIFKARYTKSGKGTVKIKGFHAGKPYEQDVSLTLPENEAKNSSISSLWARSKIDELVDQDLMGIQRGNPDKTVKEEIVKVALVHRIMTQFTSFVAVEDAVVSVNGKPVTVTVPVELPQGVSREGVFGPGSKAKMNESRANVYPTPMTTGRSGHGGSRPGFGTVGSPARKVDQNKQVSSMPIESKNQAPKSSKLSEELVALVSMKDKPLDYSSGKVVVKDGKLTVQVWLSRSSEEIIRMLEEKGLKITFQASTGKMVIGSISVENLPDLEKITEVRLIEPFSVTG
- a CDS encoding glycosyltransferase gives rise to the protein MNPFVSVIIPTYNRLELLKETVESVRRQHFRDFEIVVINDGSDDGTAEWLAQQSDVIFVDQPNSGIASSRNKGALVSKGEWLAFLDHDDIWAPDKLQSQVDFVCVNPGVGMVAVKHVRLGSRTISTGPGKWTKGDLFVKAFSESFIHTSSVMIRRDVLEKIGGFPTKYRFADEFDVWLKISRNYDIAFLDKPLVFIRFYDSNTSHNRLGVRSDTYDILMKNYDPDRIPRKIFLKTLSNHDISFGRAYVNLNDLNNALKWFRSAVNRTPFRPRAWRYYIRYKILSLLRFFRPGPANG